The following proteins come from a genomic window of Tenebrio molitor chromosome 9, icTenMoli1.1, whole genome shotgun sequence:
- the tefu gene encoding serine-protein kinase ATM isoform X2: MEISRQLDDLCTALDSNKITTRRHACDDLSELLGRKSTVDFLNENDPDCWPRILSSIQSCIAKDHDKKLEEFRKKGASVLNTAPPSADLFVVFVRVAAKENAATLSFRKLLDFILESLNNEKKKYLELTFLKILSHNFLVHSHIRRLLLSRDWEGLYLSLKSLCEKKNSNTEQIKCLALVIKWGPLYTFPVDTFRGEFAFVARLSQTVTRSSPKQQQEAILELVYEFSVHAAKDNRLACCKLGEEIINNLIEIYQANANEDKMKARLVEFFLLQVAIHNPKGVKENHPAAYAVSWNTWKRCLKNLHNILIDEIEINMQLTVKNQSFFIVKDDIKQLFDGFVCLFVKVCRQLFDDGDVNFADTSERPSKRARVEMGIDNLIDKLKTSKSWTWINLIYPLIEAFPDMINSDGYVALLTILTSLQVECKDVSLLHHVYKALSVLKKIENVTNVASHKPQIDQLWKSVADSSLRLMGNQRDHQIQTLLQQLILDRYIDTHDSLLQHYRTGGALNVTNHNLKTLDVAFKTFTYLQFDNGLKTEIVRWILDNNSKCFCHSNVAKILVCLILKQWPKNVFNTETALSGRPFEDIEDVYFTVCFENLIVSCQNNENHDTSDIFCVDQNLFTVLIDMLTNLTKNLVVEKNVGYLLNVTILFFNIISYLIKFDTIDIGSLCDFNLYELFEICAKNLFTQLQVRMQISEDKNLESTTEYVEKLNILFGTNISVLMSKQLRKIVPQNLIKEMFKGLGTELEEGTQENSFLTFKKSVMETLVNFSCQPDAGDLLDIQQRALECLIETDYDYTIGSDYELALTLLQTLISCKPESLSENSHLSIFNVFQKICEVRYHCYSSAVTVLHLFSDIYPFVNTCKSIFVDILTTFYGLNYGPGVSVALLNCMGLVFQLEPTACPKLSNEEIVLKIPEFLTSDYQDVRFAAIRNLAKFFEISSKTRLLEQYHLQEIMFSRISEMSLQVFEIEGNASDERIIDETATRSSSILHTFAAIMVASYVWTEESLFTLLRIVCDKNLGFSQVKTVIDMVGQKLGFETRLQFLEKYVVALVNRWKIYGVDSFPFQIFNCATKIEFYTKYWTRLAPVIIENDASSLNEVAVGLGAPLREIVEETGPKLLSYCIAQEICGLKSMAFNEIYKFLNNTLGENKSEELFKKNIHESVLCLSDFICDERDYENSFGEKMIFPKGEQLRLSVEQFHACVRYVETMMYDSKTLMAYLLSNNPDKLHHILLALNLRVDAAKALEEKLRYFHLYSVMSLLCIESATCEASMQPYLVRVLTHTFLHHIKNHKNQPELSRIACKLFKEVLQKFLSKLANVVVEFFSIVVSRLKNVALEECEISDSCVDMLEYLIVNHRDQFRGEIEKLDSIPKTPKFAKIYKVHYSIKYSEKKVTLEDEIEQFLDFGRNIESFDECEHSLIHLRTLLTERKNELKNLYLELRKTRGFSEDCENSTVHQLICMLITLSCSSNRNVSTEAVRCLGEIGPADLTTLILQPEKPIPDPKWTPWELVLGYSLSLLSKYIVDSDVKVVEAATTALFKILSTKEGRKVAESETDFGFGAINPNYLTPFCALPVRKTNISTNVNGDNFKNVMENDNLWIPTHCCHKTWITDLVSAFLETFQEVDFFASFVAVCRLKTEFCEQILPLVLYTVLYSNVFAQTCLISGQIKIFFDHHWEVTVNNRQTVSITTNKSSVQCMLNVVHFIRLQQSVRKKHLHDMKLDYLKVAKAAHFCTAHFTALLYAEFWCQEQINQEPSDDSVSTSSYTKLDSVYERVDEVTGNALQNILRQAYKAVGEVDALLGCGTFHLLNPTARIDHYKELGRWDVVTHSYEMQVSLGNQSSLGPLVQSLKNANLYQLSLFCSNALDEPNYESLWRLGQWEYTKSSGRNSGQDYHKSKFYAFKALHDNDEFSFKNSMAAGRACVVEDFRGANMESIKNFYSSLARLQCLKEIEDFAEAIRAKEIEELLGQWKVQDEMIQNDYQYVEPVQAQRIVLLTELLKEQRGNPKEAIIDTILECAQCARIENNPHVAFRTLESLRMLPALSNDVLAKIQLEEAQLCWSIQDVVTAKRILRQLSANENVNPRLHAMALKMSGKWMVESSSENRQTIIENYFRKSLTLLDSSNKTSEDQKSILDTFDQLAKFADREYQEVMTHIKSDIFQKKKENIVKATQNVSNINLKRATRDLQKAVSIKVKQSKIDETEIMNIEVEKNNLLQSALKYYLLNLIGSDDHNITIFRLISLLLENRNNDVIRPVLTSDLLKIPSYKFIAVLPQLIPHISTGTNDPFSQTVDDVIERCARDHPHHALPLILSLALSNKDRDYAESKAVANEARMRSARSLLNRLENDETLASLVEKMEYVSEALIELAYYKPRGESDGDVKVPKNCKIRAVQNYDEVLLPTHTLPVEPSRGYNRIVGIRTFGEVYSNVGGINAPKRITCKATDGTSRTQLVKGQDDLRQDAVMQQVFTMMNSLLTINKQTKNLRIRTYKIVPLSMRSGVLEWVENTMPIGEYLAGRSGDGGAHTKYRPKDKNPHRCRVDFKNASHKTNEEKLRNFNAICAKIKPVFHKFFEVNFPQPTVWYERRRAYIHSVATSSMCGYILGIGDRHLNNVLIDKSTAEVVHIDFGIAFEQGRVLPTPETVPFRLTRDIVDGMGVSGIEGVFRRSCEKTVEVLRLHHQTIITILEVLLYDPLYDWTVSTAEANKRQKDEHDASEMSNVSMYGGRDEDVNVTAERALLRLKAKLQGTESGKSTTVEDQVGTLIQQAVNPSNLCKLFHGWQPYL; the protein is encoded by the exons ATGGAGATATCAAGACAACTAGACGACTTATGCACCGCATtggattcaaataaaatcacaaCAAGAAGACATGCCTGTGATGATTTGAGCGAACTCTTAGGACGTAAGTCCACcgttgattttttaaacgagAATGATCCCGATTGCTGGCCGAGGATTTTGTCGTCAATTCAATCATGCATTGCTAAG GATCACGACAAGAAGCTCGAAGAGTTTAGGAAAAAAGGGGCGTCGGTTTTAAACACGGCGCCCCCAAGCGCCGACTTGTTCGTGGTTTTTGTTCGAGTAGCGGCAAAAGAGAACGCCGCGACGTTAAGTTTCAGAAAATTGTTAGATTTTATTCTTGAATCTTTGAACAATGAGAAAAAGAAATACCTCGAGTTGACGTTCTTGAAAATATTGTCCCACAACTTTTTGGTGCATTCACACATCAGAAGACTGTTGCTGAGCAGAGACTGGGAAGGTCTCTACTTGAGCCTGAAGTCCCTCTGCGAgaagaaaaattcaaacacTGAACAGATTAAATGTCTCGCGCTTGTGATCAAATGGGGGCCCTTGTACACTTTTCCCGTTGACACGTTCAGAGGAGAATTCGCATTTGTGGCGAGGCTGAGTCAGACAGTGACGCGGTCTTCGCCTAAACAGCAACAAGAAGCGATACTGGAACTAGTTTATGAATTTTCCGTTCAC GCCGCAAAAGACAACCGATTGGCTTGTTGTAAATTAGGCGAAGAGATAATCAACAATTTGATTGAAATCTACCAAGCAAACGCGAATGAAGACAAAATGAAAGCTCGTTTGGTAGAGTTTTTTCTGCTGCAAGTGGCAATTCACAATCCAAAAGGTGTGAAAGAGAATCATCCAGCGGCTTACGCTGTGTCGTGGAACACCTGGAAAAGATGCCTCAAAAATCTCCACAACATCCTTATCGAcgaaatagaaataaatatgCAGTTGACTGTCAAAAACCAGTCATTTTTTATCGTTAAAGATGacataaaacaattgtttgacGGTTTCGTCTGTTTATTTGTCAAAGTGTGCAGACAG TTGTTTGATGATGGTGACGTCAATTTTGCTGACACGTCGGAACGTCCAAGTAAACGCGCGCGGGTCGAAATGGGCATCGACAACTTGATTGACAAACTAAAAACGAGCAAATCGTGGACTTG GATAAATCTTATCTATCCCTTAATAGAAGCCTTCCCTGACATGATTAACAGTGACGGTTATGTCGCCCTTTTAACGATCCTAACCTCCCTTCAAGTGGAGTGCAAAGATGTCAGCCTGCTCCACCACGTTTACAAAGCTCTATCAgtactgaaaaaaattgaaaatgttacaAATGTCGCATCACATAAGCCACAGATCGATCAGTTGTGGAAGTCCGTTGCAGATTCTAGCTTACG TTTGATGGGAAACCAGAGGGACCATCAGATTCAAACGCTGTTGCAACAGTTGATTCTTGACAGATACATAGACACCCATGACAGTCTACTGCAGCACTATCGCACAGGTGGCGCTTTAAACGTCACCAATCATAACCTCAAAACTTTAGATGTCGCTTTCAAAACATTCACATATTTGCAATTCGACAACGGTTTGAAGACTGAAATAGTGCGTTGGATTCTAGACAACAATTCGAAATGTTTCTGTCACAGCAACGTTGCGAAGATTCttgtttgtttgattttaaaacagtggcccaaaaatgttttcaacacCGAAACTGCTCTCTCCGGTCGGCCATTTGAAGACATAGAAGATGTGTATTTTACggtttgttttgaaaatttgattgtATCTTGCCAAAATAATGAAAACCACGACACCAGTGATATTTTCTGTGTGGACCAAAACTTGTTCACCGTCTTGATCGATATGTTAacaaatctaacaaaaaatctAGTCGTCGAAAAAAACGTTGGATACTTACTCAACgtcacaattttatttttcaacattatCAGCTACCTGATCAAATTTGACACAATCGACATTGGCTCCCTCtgtgattttaatttgtaCGAATTGTTCGAGATCTGCGCGAAGAACTTGTTTACGCAACTGCAGGTCAGAATGCAAATTAGTGAAGACAAAAATCTGGAAAGTACGACGGAGTatgttgaaaaattgaatatatTGTTTGGTACAAATATTAGCGTGTTGATGTCAAAACAGTTGAGGAAAATTGTTCCGCAGAATCTGATCAAGGAAATGTTTAAAGGGCTAGGAACAGAGCTCGAAGAAGGAACACAAGAGAATTCTTTTTTGACGTTTAAGAAAAGTGTCATGGAGacacttgtcaatttttcgTGTCAGCCTGACGCCGGTGACTTGCTAGACATCCAGCAGAGGGCGCTGGAATGTCTCATCGAGACCGACTACGATTACACTATCGGCTCCGACTACGAACTAGCTTTGACACTTTTACAAACACTGATATCTTGCAAACCCGAATCCTTGTCTGAAAACTCTCACTTGTCGATTTTCAACGTTTTCCAAAAAATCTGCGAAGTGCGTTACCACTGCTACTCGAGCGCTGTGACAGTTTTGCACTTGTTTTCAG ACATTTATCCGTTTGTTAACACCTGTAAAAGCATCTTCGTGGACATTCTTACCACTTTCTACGGACTGAACTACGGCCCCGGTGTCTCCGTCGCGCTATTGAACTGCATGGGTCTAGTCTTTCAGTTAGAACCCACGGCTTGtcccaaattgtcgaacgaagagatagttttgaaaatcCCCGAATTCCTGACGAGTGACTATCAAGACGTGCGATTCGCGGCGATACGAAACTTGGCCAAGTTTTTCGAAATATCGTCGAAAACGCGCCTTCTAGAACAGTACCACTTGCAAGAGATCATGTTTTCGAGAATTTCCGAAATG AGCTTGCAAGTGTTCGAAATTGAAGGCAACGCTAGCGACGAAAGGATAATCGACGAGACCGCCACTCGTTCGTCGAGTATTTTGCACACTTTTGCCGCCATCATGGTAGCGTCCTACGTTTGGACGGAAGAATCTCTCTTTACTCTACTCAGAATCGTCTGTGATAAAAATTTAG GTTTTAGTCAGGTTAAGACCGTTATCGATATGGTAGGTCAAAAACTAGGTTTCGAAACGAGATTACAGTTCCTAGAGAAATACGTTGTGGCGTTGGTCAATCGTTGGAAAATCTACGGCGTAGACAGTTTTCCGTTTCAGATTTTCAATTGCGCCACTAAAATTGAGTTTTACACAAAATATTGGACTCGTCTGGCTCCAGTTATTATCGAAAATGACGCAAGCAGTCTAAATGAGGTCGCTGTTGGTTTGGGGGCGCCACTGCGCGAGATTGTCGAG GAAACTGGTCCAAAACTGCTGAGTTATTGCATAGCGCAAGAAATATGTGGTTTGAAGTCGATGGCGTTTAACGAGATTTACAAATTCCTGAATAATACTCTGGGCGAAAACAAGTCTGAAGAACTGTTCAAAAAGAACATACACGAATCCGTTTTGTGCTTGAGCGATTTCATCTGTGACGAAAGAGATTACGAAAACAGTTTCGGCGAGAAAATGATATTTCCGAAAGGCGAACAGCTTCGCCTGAGCGTCGAGCAATTCCATGCTTGCGTTCGATACGTCGAG ACTATGATGTACGACAGCAAAACGTTGATGGCTTACCTTTTGTCGAACAATCCGGACAAACTGCATCACATTTTGTTGGCGTTGAATCTAAGAGTTGACGCGGCGAAAGCTTTGGAAGAGAAACTTCGATATTTCCATCTCTATTCTGTTATGAGTTTGCTCTGTATTGAAAGCGCCACTTGTGAGGCTTCCATGCAACCCTATTTGGTTCGAGTCTTGACTCACACCTTCCTCCACCACATCAAAAACCATAAAAACCAACCGGAATTGAGTCGAATCGCGTGTAAATTGTTCAAGGAGGTGTTGCAAAAGTTTCTCTCGAAACTGGCAAATGTCGTGGTCGAATTTTTTTCGATCGTTGTGAGTAGGCTAAAAAATGTAGCTCTCGAGGAATGCGAAATCAGCGACTCGTGTGTGGACATGTTGGAATATTTGATTGTCAATCACAGAGACCAGTTCAGAGGTGAAATCGAAAAACTCGACTCTATCCCTAAGACTCCCAAATTCGCGAAAATCTACAAAGTTCATTACTCGATCAAGTACAGCGAGAAAAAAGTGACTCTAGAAGATGAAATCGAACAGTTTCTCGATTTCGGTCGAAACATCGAAAGTTTCGACGAGTGCGAACACAGCTTGATCCATCTGAGGACACTTCTCACCGAGCGAAAAAACGAACTGAAGAATCTCTATCTCGAGTTGAGGAAAACTCGGGGGTTTTCGGAAGACTGCGAAAACAGCACAGTCCATCAGCTGATTTGCATGCTCATAACGCTCAGTTGTTCGTCAAATAGGAATGTCAGTACTGAGGCTGTCAGATGTTTGGGCGAAATCGGTCCGGCAGATCTGACAACACTGATTTTGCAACCCGAAAAACCAATACCTGATCCAAAGTGGACGCCGTGGGAGTTGGTACTAGGTTACAGTTTGTCACTCCTGTCAAAATACATTGTCGACTCCGATGTGAAGGTTGTCGAAGCGGCCACGACGGCGCTGTTTAAGATACTGTCGACAAAAGAAGGACGGAAAGTTGCAG AATCGGAGACTGATTTCGGTTTTGGTGCCATAAATCCCAATTACTTGACACCATTTTGTGCCCTTCCCGTGCGCAAAACCAACATCAGTACCAACGTCAACGGCGACAACTTCAAGAATGTCATGGAAAACGACAACTTGTGGATCCCCACCCATTGTTGCCACAAGACTTGGATAACTGATCTGGTCTCTGCTTTTTTGGAAACGTTTCAAGAAGTAGACTTTTTTGCCAGTTTTGTCGCAGTGTGTAGGCTCAAG ACGGAATTCTGCGAACAGATTCTTCCCCTCGTCCTTTATACAGTTTTGTATTCAAACGTTTTCGCCCAGACCTGTCTAATTTCGGGACagatcaaaattttttttgaccaCCACTGGGAGGTGACCGTCAACAATCGACAAACTGTCAGCATCACAACGAACAAATCGTCGGTCCAGTGCATGTTGAACGTCGTCCATTTTATTCGGCTGCAGCAGAGCGTGAGGAAAAA ACACCTGCACGACATGAAGTTGGACTACCTCAAGGTGGCCAAAGCGGCCCACTTCTGTACAGCTCACTTCACAGCTCTTCTGTATGCGGAGTTTTGGTGTCAAGAACAGATCAATCAAGAGCCAAGCGACGATTCCGTTTCGACTTCAAGTTACACAAAACTCGACTCTGTTTACGAAAGAGTGGACGAAGTGACAGGAAATGCTCTACAAAACATCCTCAGACAA GCGTACAAAGCTGTCGGCGAAGTTGACGCTCTTCTGGGCTGCGGAACCTTCCACCTCCTCAACCCCACCGCACGGATCGACCATTACAAAGAACTAGGTCGATGGGACGTGGTGACGCACAGTTACGAGATGCAGGTGTCGCTGGGCAACCAGTCATCCTTGGGCCCTCTGGTGCAGAGCTTGAAAAATGCGAATCTCTACCAGCTGTCGTTGTTCTGTTCGAACGCCCTAGACGAGCCAAATTACGAGAGCTTGTGGCGTCTGGGCCAATGGGAGTACACGAAGAGCAGCGGTAGGAATTCGGGTCAGGACTACCACAAGTCAAAATTTTACGCGTTCAAAGCACTACACGACAACGACGAGTTCAGTTTTAAGAATTCGATGGCGGCGGGGAGAGCCTGCGTGGTTGAGGACTTCAGGGGGGCCAACATGGAGAGCATCAAAAACTTCTACAGCAGCTTGGCGCGGTTGCAATGCCTGAAAGAAATCGAGGATTTCGCCGAGGCGATTAGAGCGAAAGAAATCGAGGAGTTGTTGGGACAGTGGAAGGTGCAAGACGAGATGATCCAGAACGACTATCAGTACGTCGAACCGGTGCAAGCCCAGAGAATCGTGTTGTTGACGGAGCTGTTGAAAGAGCAAAGGGGCAACCCGAAGGAAGCGATAATCGACACGATTCTAGAGTGCGCGC AGTGCGCAAGAATTGAAAACAACCCTCACGTGGCGTTCAGGACGTTGGAGAGCTTGCGCATGCTGCCGGCGCTGTCCAACGACGTCCTCGCGAAAATACAACTCGAGGAGGCTCAGTTGTGCTGGAGCATTCAAGATGTGGTCACGGCGAAGCGCATATTGCGCCAGCTGAGCGCAAACGAGAACGTCAATCCGAG gcTTCACGCGATGGCACTGAAGATGAGCGGAAAGTGGATGGTGGAGAGTTCGTCCGAAAACAGACAAACCATCATAGAGAACTACTTCCGGAAGTCGCTGACTTTACTAGACAGCAGCAATAAGACGTCAGAAGACCAGAAATCCATCTTGGACACTTTCGACCAACTGGCAAAATTCGCCGATCGCGAGTACCAAGAAGTGATGACCCACATAAAATCCGACATTTTCcagaagaaaaaagagaacATAGTGAAGGCCACGCAGAACGTGAGCAACATCAACTTGAAGAGAGCCACCAGAGACTTGCAGAAAGCGGTGTCGATCAAAGTGAAACAGAGCAAAATCGACGAGACCGAGATCATGAACATCGAGGTGGAGAAGAATAATTTGCTGCAGTCCGCCCTTAAGTACTACCTCCTCAACTTGATCGGCAGCGACGACCACAACATCACCATCTTCCGCTTGATCTCTCTGCTGCTCGAGAATCGCAACAACGACGTCATAAGGCCGGTGCTGACCTCCGACCTTTTGAAGATACCGTCGTACAAGTTCATCGCAGTGTTGCCGCAGCTGATCCCCCACATTTCGACCGGTACGAACGACCCGTTCAGTCAAACCGTCGACGACGTCATCGAAAGGTGCGCGCGGGACCACCCCCATCACGCTCTGCCTCTCATCTTGTCGCTTGCTCTCTCCAACAAAGACCGCGACTATGCCGAGTCCAAAGCGGTGGCGAACGAGGCCAGGATGCGAAGCGCCAGGAGTCTTCTCAACAGACTGGAGAACGACGAGACGCTGGCGAGTCTGGTCGAGAAGATGGAGTACGTGTCGGAGGCTCTGATCGAGCTTGCCTACTACAAGCCCAGAGGGGAGAGCGACGGGGACGTGAAAGTGCCCAAGAATTGCAAAATCAGGGCGGTGCAGAACTACGACGAGGTGCTCCTGCCGACGCACACACTGCCGGTGGAGCCCTCTCGTGGTTATAACAGAATTGTCG GTATCAGAACGTTCGGTGAAGTGTACAGCAACGTGGGGGGCATCAACGCCCCCAAGCGGATCACCTGCAAGGCCACCGACGGCACGAGCAGGACCCAGCTGGTCAAAGGACAGGACGACTTGAGACAGGACGCGGTGATGCAACAGGTCTTCACCATGATGAACAGCCTCCTCACCATCAACAAACAAACGAAGAATCTCAGAATCAGGACGTACAAGATCGTGCCGCTGTCGATGCGGAGCGGGGTACTGGAGTGGGTGGAGAACACGATGCCGATCGGGGAGTACCTGGCGGGAAGAAGCGGCGACGGTGGCGCCCACACCAAGTACCGTCCGAAGGACAAGAATCCGCACAGATGTCGAGTCGATTTCAAA AACGCGTCCCACAAGACGAACGAGGAGAAATTGCGCAACTTCAACGCCATCTGCGCAAAAATAAAGCCGGTGTTTCACAAGTTCTTCGAAGTGAACTTTCCGCAGCCCACCGTGTGGTACGAGAGGCGCAGAGCGTACATACACAGCGTGGCCACCTCGAGCATGTGCGGGTACATCTTGGGGATCGGCGATCGGCACCTCAACAACGTGCTCATCGACAAGAGCACCGCCGAAGTCGTACACATCGATTTTG GAATCGCGTTCGAGCAAGGACGTGTGCTGCCCACCCCCGAAACGGTGCCCTTCAGACTCACCAGAGACATAGTGGACGGAATGGGCGTGTCAGGCATAGAGGGCGTCTTCCGCAG ATCCTGCGAGAAAACAGTCGAGGTGTTGCGATTGCATCACCAAACCATCATAACCATCTTGGAAGTGCTCCTGTACGATCCGTTGTACGACTGGACGGTGAGCACAGCCGAGGCGAACAAAAGACAAAAAGATGAACACGACGCCAGCGAGATGTCCAACGTGTCGATGTACGGTGGCAGGGACGAGG ACGTGAATGTGACAGCCGAAAGGGCTTTGTTGAGACTGAAAGCGAAATTACAAGGGACCGAGAGTGGGAAGTCCACTACGGTCGAGGACCAAGTCGGAACTCTGATTCAGCAAGCCGTCAACCCGTCGAACCTGTGCAAATTGTTCCACGGTTGGCAACCCTACTTATAA